In a single window of the Pontibacter russatus genome:
- a CDS encoding UDP-N-acetylmuramoyl-L-alanyl-D-glutamate--2,6-diaminopimelate ligase codes for MQLLQTILTDVNVLDTRGTLDVPVAGLAFDSRQVREGVVFVAVRGAQADGHDYIAAAAGANAVAIVCEQLPAQTQQGITYVVVENSAQALGQMASAFHGHPSRKLKLVGVTGTNGKTTSVTLLHRLFRELGYHVGLLSTVQNQIDEEVIPATHTTPDAVKLNELLAYMVTAGCTHCFMEVSSHAMVQQRVAGLTFAGGVFTNITHDHLDYHGTFDAYIKAKKSFFDLLPKGAFALINADDKRGPVMVQNTRAKVRYYALRKAVDFKARIIDNTLQGLHLEVDGHEIWCKLIGSFNAYNLLAAYGVAVQLGEDPLEALTVLSSLSSAAGRFDYIVSEGQITAIVDYAHTPDALENVLSTIQQIRNPTQQVITVVGCGGNRDAAKRPLMADIACRLSDKVILTSDNPRYEEPQAILEDMQKGVKPLDYKKTLSVLDRREAIKTACMLAEPNDIILVAGKGHETYQEVKGVKHAFDDKQVLRQLFQQLGK; via the coding sequence ATGCAGTTGCTGCAGACCATACTGACCGATGTAAACGTGCTGGACACCCGCGGAACGCTGGATGTGCCGGTGGCAGGCCTTGCGTTCGACTCGCGCCAGGTGCGGGAGGGGGTGGTGTTCGTGGCAGTGCGTGGGGCGCAGGCAGATGGCCATGACTATATAGCTGCGGCCGCAGGGGCCAATGCCGTGGCCATTGTGTGCGAGCAACTGCCAGCGCAAACGCAGCAGGGCATAACGTATGTGGTGGTGGAGAATTCGGCACAGGCGCTGGGGCAGATGGCCTCGGCCTTTCACGGCCACCCCTCCCGCAAGCTGAAGCTGGTGGGGGTGACGGGCACGAACGGTAAAACAACCTCTGTCACGCTGCTGCACCGGCTGTTCCGGGAGCTGGGCTACCACGTGGGGCTGCTCTCCACGGTGCAAAACCAGATAGATGAGGAGGTGATTCCGGCCACGCACACCACACCGGACGCCGTGAAGCTGAATGAACTGCTGGCTTATATGGTGACTGCGGGCTGCACGCACTGCTTTATGGAGGTGAGTTCGCATGCCATGGTACAGCAGCGCGTGGCGGGGCTGACGTTTGCGGGCGGCGTTTTCACCAACATCACCCACGACCACCTCGACTACCACGGCACCTTTGATGCATATATAAAGGCCAAGAAGTCCTTCTTTGACTTGTTGCCGAAAGGCGCCTTTGCACTGATAAACGCAGACGACAAGCGTGGGCCAGTGATGGTGCAGAACACCAGGGCTAAAGTGCGATATTATGCGCTGCGCAAGGCCGTGGACTTCAAAGCCCGCATCATCGACAACACGCTGCAGGGCCTGCACCTGGAAGTGGACGGCCATGAGATATGGTGCAAGCTGATCGGGTCGTTTAACGCCTATAACCTGCTGGCCGCATATGGCGTGGCGGTGCAGCTGGGTGAGGACCCGTTGGAGGCGCTGACGGTGCTCTCAAGCCTGAGCTCTGCTGCCGGCCGCTTCGACTATATCGTCTCGGAGGGGCAGATTACGGCCATTGTGGATTACGCCCATACACCGGATGCGCTGGAGAACGTGCTGAGCACCATCCAGCAGATCCGCAACCCAACGCAGCAGGTGATCACGGTGGTGGGCTGCGGCGGCAACCGCGATGCGGCGAAGCGCCCGCTGATGGCGGACATTGCCTGCCGCCTGAGCGACAAAGTAATCCTGACTTCAGACAATCCGCGCTATGAGGAGCCGCAGGCCATCCTGGAAGATATGCAGAAGGGCGTGAAGCCGCTTGATTACAAGAAAACTTTATCCGTGCTGGACCGGCGCGAAGCCATCAAGACGGCCTGCATGCTGGCCGAGCCGAACGACATCATCCTGGTGGCGGGCAAGGGCCATGAGACTTACCAGGAGGTGAAAGGCGTGAAGCATGCTTTTGACGATAAGCAGGTGCTGCGCCAGCTGTTTCAGCAGTTGGGCAAGTAG
- the mraY gene encoding phospho-N-acetylmuramoyl-pentapeptide-transferase, which produces MLYYLFTYLDREFDLFGAGVFQYISFRAGMATLVSLLIAMIFGGRLIKVLQRKQVGESIRDLGLEGQMEKKGTPTMGGLIILLAILVPTLLFARLDNVYVQLMLVSTVWLGLIGFLDDYIKIFRKNKEGLAGRFKILGQVGLGLIVGFTLYFSDDVTVRQYIFSDGTVSAVDATSRYTDVKSMITTIPFRRNNELDYCNLFAFAGPLFQDWSCYLYIPFVILIITAVSNGANITDGIDGLAAGTSAIIGMTLAIFTYVSGNTIFADYLDIMFIPNSGELAIFCLAFVGACVGFLWYNTYPAQVFMGDTGSLAIGGIIAVLALIVRKELLIPILCGIFLVENLSVMLQVSYFKYTRKKYGEGRRIFKMSPLHHHYQKSGYHESKIVGRFWIVGIMLAILTLATLKLR; this is translated from the coding sequence ATGCTTTACTACCTCTTTACATACCTTGACCGGGAGTTCGACCTGTTCGGCGCCGGTGTATTCCAGTACATCTCCTTCCGGGCGGGTATGGCTACGCTGGTGTCGCTGCTGATTGCCATGATCTTCGGCGGCAGGCTGATAAAGGTGCTCCAGCGCAAGCAGGTGGGCGAGAGCATCCGTGACCTGGGCCTGGAGGGGCAGATGGAGAAGAAGGGGACTCCGACCATGGGCGGCCTCATCATCCTGCTCGCCATTCTGGTGCCGACGCTGCTCTTCGCGCGCCTCGACAACGTGTATGTGCAGCTGATGCTGGTGTCTACCGTCTGGCTGGGCCTCATCGGCTTTCTGGACGACTACATCAAAATTTTCAGGAAAAACAAGGAAGGGCTTGCCGGGCGCTTTAAAATACTGGGCCAGGTGGGGCTGGGGCTGATTGTCGGCTTCACCCTGTATTTCAGCGACGACGTGACGGTGCGGCAGTATATCTTCTCCGACGGCACCGTTTCGGCTGTGGATGCCACCAGCCGCTACACCGACGTAAAGTCTATGATCACCACCATCCCGTTCCGCCGCAACAACGAACTGGACTACTGCAACCTCTTTGCCTTCGCCGGTCCGCTCTTCCAGGACTGGTCCTGCTATTTATATATCCCCTTTGTCATCCTGATCATCACCGCCGTCTCCAACGGGGCCAACATCACGGACGGCATCGACGGGTTGGCCGCGGGCACGTCCGCCATCATTGGCATGACGCTGGCGATTTTTACTTACGTGTCGGGTAACACCATTTTCGCGGATTACCTCGACATCATGTTCATCCCGAACTCCGGTGAACTGGCCATTTTCTGTCTCGCCTTTGTGGGGGCCTGCGTGGGTTTCCTGTGGTACAATACCTACCCGGCGCAGGTGTTCATGGGCGATACGGGCAGCCTGGCCATCGGCGGCATTATCGCAGTGCTGGCCCTGATTGTACGCAAAGAACTGCTGATTCCGATACTGTGCGGCATTTTCCTGGTCGAGAACCTGTCGGTGATGCTGCAGGTGAGCTACTTTAAGTACACGCGCAAGAAATACGGCGAGGGCCGCCGCATCTTCAAGATGTCGCCGCTCCACCACCACTACCAGAAGTCAGGCTACCACGAGTCGAAAATCGTGGGCCGCTTCTGGATTGTGGGCATCATGTTGGCCATCCTGACGCTGGCGACATTGAAACTGAGATGA
- a CDS encoding four helix bundle protein, producing the protein MEEEQGLANRIYSLTKSFPKEGMFGLTSQMRRAAVPVASNIAEGCGRQHAKGAIQIFYIARGSLYELEKQLDIASDLDYINEAVLVDALKK; encoded by the coding sequence CTGGAAGAAGAGCAGGGGTTAGCGAACAGGATATATAGCTTAACAAAATCGTTTCCTAAAGAGGGAATGTTTGGCCTGACCAGTCAGATGCGGCGGGCGGCAGTACCGGTGGCATCAAACATAGCGGAAGGCTGTGGAAGGCAACATGCCAAAGGCGCGATTCAGATATTTTATATAGCAAGAGGATCTTTGTATGAGCTTGAAAAGCAACTAGATATAGCCTCGGACTTAGATTACATAAACGAGGCGGTTTTAGTGGATGCCTTGAAGAAATAA
- the murD gene encoding UDP-N-acetylmuramoyl-L-alanine--D-glutamate ligase, with protein MIAILGGGESGVGAALLAKAKGLGVFVSDRGQIQDQYKAKLATAAIPYEEGGHSEERILGASEIIKSPGIPDKAPIIQKAKERQIPVISEIEFAGRYTDAKFIGITGTNGKTTSTLLTYHLLKSAGLNVGLAGNIGESLAEKVIDNKYEYYVVELSSFQLDNMYAFRAHIAVLTNITPDHMDRYEYSMEKYAASKLRIAQNQNNTDYFIYNADDHTITHALGSAAVGGTPVPFSLQGKEEAAVTFQGQHIKLSSPFVEGSVDTSKSSLIGKHNQYNTMAAVAVAKLLGVSDREISQALETFRNADHRLQEVGVAKEVTYINDSKATNVEAVWYALEGIKQPIIWIAGGVDKGNDYSTLVELAREKVKVLVCLGKDNEKLKQAFGRVVPIIAETTSIEYAVRLSRSLATPGDVVLLSPACASFDLFNNYEHRGQRFKEAVEKIVLKK; from the coding sequence ATGATAGCGATACTGGGAGGAGGAGAGAGTGGCGTGGGGGCCGCTTTGCTGGCAAAGGCAAAGGGGCTCGGGGTGTTTGTGTCGGACAGGGGGCAGATACAGGATCAGTACAAAGCGAAACTGGCTACAGCCGCCATCCCCTATGAGGAAGGCGGGCATTCAGAAGAGCGAATTCTGGGAGCGTCTGAAATAATCAAAAGCCCGGGCATACCGGACAAGGCGCCCATTATACAGAAAGCGAAAGAGCGGCAGATACCGGTTATATCGGAGATTGAGTTTGCCGGCAGGTACACCGATGCGAAGTTTATCGGCATCACGGGCACCAACGGCAAGACAACCTCCACGCTGCTGACATACCACCTTCTGAAAAGCGCAGGGCTGAACGTGGGGCTGGCGGGGAACATCGGGGAGAGCCTGGCGGAGAAGGTGATCGACAACAAGTACGAGTACTATGTGGTGGAGCTGAGCAGTTTTCAGCTCGACAACATGTACGCGTTCAGGGCGCACATTGCCGTGCTCACCAACATCACCCCGGACCACATGGACCGCTACGAGTACAGCATGGAGAAATATGCGGCCTCGAAGCTGCGCATCGCCCAGAACCAGAACAATACGGACTACTTTATATATAACGCCGATGATCATACTATCACTCATGCGCTGGGTTCTGCTGCGGTTGGCGGAACACCAGTCCCCTTCTCCTTACAGGGGAAAGAGGAGGCAGCCGTCACATTCCAGGGACAGCATATAAAATTAAGCTCCCCTTTTGTTGAGGGGAGCGTGGACACTTCCAAGTCGAGCCTGATCGGGAAGCACAACCAGTACAATACCATGGCTGCCGTGGCGGTGGCCAAGCTGCTTGGGGTAAGCGACCGGGAAATTTCGCAGGCGCTGGAAACTTTCCGGAACGCGGATCACCGGCTGCAGGAGGTGGGCGTGGCCAAGGAGGTGACCTATATCAACGACTCCAAGGCCACAAACGTGGAGGCGGTGTGGTATGCGCTGGAGGGCATCAAGCAGCCCATTATCTGGATAGCGGGCGGAGTGGACAAGGGCAATGACTACAGCACCCTGGTGGAGCTGGCCCGGGAGAAAGTGAAAGTGCTGGTGTGCCTGGGCAAGGACAACGAGAAGCTGAAGCAGGCTTTCGGGCGGGTGGTGCCCATCATCGCGGAGACCACCTCCATCGAGTACGCCGTGCGCCTGAGCCGCTCCCTGGCCACACCGGGCGACGTGGTGCTGCTGTCGCCGGCGTGCGCCAGTTTCGATTTGTTTAACAATTACGAGCATCGTGGGCAGCGCTTTAAGGAGGCTGTAGAGAAGATAGTGCTGAAGAAATAA
- the murG gene encoding undecaprenyldiphospho-muramoylpentapeptide beta-N-acetylglucosaminyltransferase, protein MPKPHRPYRVIISGGGTGGHIYPAVAIANQLKAVSPESEILFVGAKGRMEMTRVPEAGYKIVGLWISGLQRRLTLDNLSFPFKVLSSVRVSHKIIHDFKPDAVVGVGGYASGPLLYAATARKIPSLIQEQNSYAGITNKLLAKRVNKVCVAYPNMEKFFPAEKLVLTGNPVRSDIMDVQQKRQEALLHFGLVGTKKTILVIGGSLGARTINHSIAAGLEQILQAGYQLIWQTGKAYIPEAKALEEKLNAQDVRAFDFIRRMDLAYAAADVVISRAGALSISELCLAGKPAVLVPSPNVAEDHQTRNAMALVEQHAALLVRDAEAAEKLVPTALQLAQDEEEQKRLQANIIKMARPNAAADIVNELIQLIK, encoded by the coding sequence ATGCCTAAGCCGCACCGTCCATATCGCGTGATCATCAGCGGTGGCGGCACCGGCGGGCATATATACCCGGCCGTGGCCATCGCCAACCAACTGAAGGCGGTAAGCCCGGAGTCGGAGATCCTGTTTGTGGGCGCGAAGGGCCGGATGGAGATGACGCGCGTGCCGGAGGCGGGTTATAAGATTGTGGGCCTTTGGATCAGCGGGCTGCAGCGCCGCCTGACCCTGGACAACCTGTCGTTTCCGTTCAAGGTGCTTTCGAGTGTGCGGGTGTCGCATAAAATTATACATGATTTCAAGCCTGACGCCGTGGTGGGCGTGGGCGGCTATGCCAGCGGTCCGCTGCTGTATGCAGCCACGGCCCGGAAGATACCGTCGCTGATTCAGGAGCAGAACTCCTATGCCGGCATCACAAACAAGCTGCTGGCCAAGCGCGTGAATAAAGTCTGCGTGGCCTACCCGAACATGGAGAAGTTCTTTCCGGCGGAGAAACTGGTGCTGACGGGCAACCCGGTGCGGAGCGACATCATGGACGTGCAGCAGAAGCGGCAGGAGGCCCTGCTGCATTTTGGACTCGTCGGCACGAAAAAGACGATATTGGTGATCGGTGGAAGCCTCGGTGCCCGCACCATCAACCACAGCATAGCCGCCGGGCTGGAGCAAATCCTGCAGGCAGGTTATCAGTTGATATGGCAGACGGGCAAGGCCTATATACCGGAGGCAAAGGCACTGGAGGAGAAGCTTAATGCACAGGATGTGCGGGCCTTCGACTTTATCCGGCGCATGGACCTGGCCTACGCCGCCGCAGACGTGGTGATTTCGCGGGCTGGGGCCTTGTCTATATCTGAGCTTTGCCTGGCGGGGAAGCCCGCCGTGCTGGTGCCCTCGCCGAATGTGGCGGAGGACCATCAGACAAGAAACGCCATGGCACTGGTGGAGCAGCACGCGGCTTTGCTGGTGCGCGACGCGGAGGCGGCGGAGAAACTGGTGCCGACTGCCCTGCAACTGGCGCAGGATGAGGAGGAGCAGAAGCGGCTGCAGGCGAACATTATAAAAATGGCCCGCCCGAACGCGGCAGCGGATATTGTGAACGAGCTAATACAACTGATCAAGTGA
- the murC gene encoding UDP-N-acetylmuramate--L-alanine ligase, translated as MRLEDYSYIYFLGIGGIGMSAIARWFKAKGYPVWGYDKTRTALTEALEQEGILVHYEDDVNLLPQEVLLHKEETLVVLTPAIPADHTEWAHLRELGYTIKKRSEVLGIITASAYTVAVAGTHGKTTTSSIVTHLLHHAGVDCSAFLGGIATNLNSNLLIGKGTAEKEIVVVEADEYDRSFLTLFPDVAIVTSADPDHLDIYGDREELIRTFQRFISQIKPGGYLFIHDSTDPRLTANVQEGVQVVKYSLDSGDAYVQGLQINGRWFEYDAVGPFGNIAGLSLGVPGFHNVENTLAAMLAAQVLQVPEEEIRSGVQSFTGVKRRFEFVYESKRKVYIDDYAHHPKEIDAFMNSLRALYPNARILVIFQPHLFTRTRDFADEFAESLSKADELILLDIYPAREKPIEGVTSDMILDRVKCPKKSLVQKEKIVEKLYKNSDFDVLATIGAGDIDTLVEPLRIFFENSGDGLE; from the coding sequence GTGAGACTGGAGGACTATTCATATATCTACTTCCTGGGCATCGGCGGCATCGGCATGAGCGCCATTGCCCGCTGGTTCAAGGCCAAAGGCTACCCGGTGTGGGGCTACGACAAGACCCGCACCGCCCTGACCGAGGCGCTGGAGCAGGAGGGCATTCTGGTGCATTACGAGGACGATGTAAACCTGCTGCCGCAGGAGGTGCTGCTGCATAAAGAGGAGACGCTGGTGGTGCTGACGCCCGCTATTCCGGCTGACCACACGGAGTGGGCCCATCTGAGGGAACTGGGCTATACCATTAAAAAACGCTCGGAGGTGTTGGGCATTATCACGGCCTCGGCCTATACGGTGGCGGTGGCCGGCACGCACGGCAAAACCACCACTTCGTCCATCGTCACGCACCTGCTGCACCATGCCGGCGTGGACTGCTCTGCCTTTCTGGGCGGCATCGCCACCAATCTCAACTCCAACCTGCTGATCGGGAAAGGCACGGCAGAGAAAGAAATCGTGGTGGTGGAGGCCGATGAGTACGACCGCTCGTTCCTGACGCTCTTCCCGGATGTGGCCATCGTCACTTCCGCAGACCCGGACCACCTGGACATATATGGCGACAGGGAGGAACTGATCCGCACTTTCCAGCGGTTCATAAGCCAGATCAAACCCGGCGGCTACCTGTTCATCCACGACAGCACCGACCCGCGGCTGACGGCAAATGTGCAGGAGGGCGTGCAGGTGGTAAAGTACAGTTTAGACAGCGGAGACGCTTATGTACAGGGGCTGCAGATCAATGGCCGCTGGTTTGAGTATGATGCCGTGGGTCCCTTTGGGAACATAGCTGGACTGAGCCTCGGCGTTCCGGGTTTCCACAACGTGGAAAACACCCTGGCGGCCATGCTGGCAGCGCAGGTGCTGCAGGTGCCGGAAGAGGAAATCAGGAGCGGCGTACAGTCTTTTACCGGTGTGAAGCGGCGCTTCGAGTTTGTGTACGAAAGCAAGCGCAAGGTATATATAGACGACTACGCGCACCACCCAAAAGAGATAGACGCGTTCATGAATTCGCTGCGTGCGCTCTACCCAAACGCCAGAATTTTAGTGATATTTCAGCCGCACCTTTTTACCCGCACGCGCGACTTCGCGGACGAGTTTGCGGAGAGCCTGAGCAAGGCCGATGAACTGATTCTGCTGGATATATACCCGGCACGGGAAAAACCCATTGAAGGTGTAACTTCGGACATGATTTTAGACCGGGTAAAGTGTCCAAAAAAGAGCCTGGTGCAGAAAGAGAAAATAGTGGAAAAACTGTACAAAAACAGCGATTTTGACGTTTTGGCCACGATCGGTGCCGGAGACATTGACACACTGGTTGAGCCATTAAGAATTTTTTTTGAAAATAGCGGCGATGGGCTTGAATAG
- a CDS encoding cell division protein FtsQ/DivIB: MSINIDNEYNNYFIGDKEVRDLLTRGGERKLEGLPNQHIDLKNLEKRIEANKFVKDAEVSRGLDGNVHVQVKQTRPIARIIRTNQQDVYIDAAGNILPLSDRYTARVIPITKSALIKPSDKGFFQDSIGQSYLSLLEFIENDPFWKAQLAQMHIDGAGKVAFLPQVGEHTIEFGKPVRIEEKFRKLMILYKEVLPTMGWARYKRVNLEYEDQIICE, encoded by the coding sequence GTGTCAATAAATATTGATAATGAGTACAATAATTACTTTATTGGCGATAAGGAGGTCCGGGACCTGCTCACGCGTGGGGGAGAGCGAAAACTGGAGGGGCTGCCAAACCAGCACATAGACCTGAAGAACCTGGAGAAGCGCATCGAGGCAAATAAATTTGTGAAAGATGCGGAGGTTTCCAGGGGCCTGGACGGGAACGTGCATGTACAAGTAAAACAGACAAGACCTATAGCAAGAATTATACGGACAAATCAACAGGATGTCTATATAGACGCAGCGGGCAACATACTGCCCCTCTCTGACAGATACACCGCTCGTGTAATCCCCATAACAAAGTCAGCTCTTATCAAGCCGTCTGACAAAGGATTCTTTCAGGATTCTATAGGCCAGTCTTACCTTTCCCTGCTGGAGTTCATCGAGAACGACCCATTCTGGAAAGCCCAGCTTGCACAAATGCACATTGACGGCGCCGGAAAGGTGGCTTTCCTGCCGCAGGTGGGCGAACACACCATCGAGTTCGGCAAGCCCGTCCGGATAGAGGAGAAGTTCAGGAAACTGATGATCCTATATAAAGAGGTGCTGCCCACCATGGGATGGGCGCGCTACAAGAGAGTAAACTTGGAATACGAAGATCAGATAATTTGTGAATAA
- the ftsA gene encoding cell division protein FtsA has protein sequence MQNDKIVVGLDIGTTKVCALVGRKNEFGKLEILGMGKAASEGVVRGIVSNIDKTVEAIRKAIRQAEEQSGINIGVVNVGIAGQHIKSLQHNGSITRQITDDEITVEDVNRLTNDMYRLVTPPGSEIIHVMPQEYKVDYEEGIVDPVGMSGVRLEGNFHIITAQSNAINNINKCVSRAGLEVDQLILEPLASSMSVLSEEEKEAGVALVDIGGGTTDLAIFKDNIIRHTAVLPFGGNIITSDIKQGCMVMQNQAEQLKVKFGRAIADEASENEIVSIPGLRDRTPKEISLKNLAYIIEARMEEIVELVYAEIVRSGYANSLAGGIVVTGGGSQLQNLVQLVEYITGLDTRIGYPNEHLGRSKIDSVKSPMYATSVGLVLAGYQPLDQRADGYTSVEELPAYQKQKPQPEPKSTTGGNSGGGGLLQKLKGFLSDDIDNKQSY, from the coding sequence ATGCAGAACGACAAAATAGTAGTAGGCTTGGATATTGGCACCACCAAAGTTTGCGCACTTGTAGGTCGTAAAAATGAGTTTGGCAAGCTGGAGATATTGGGGATGGGGAAAGCGGCCTCTGAGGGGGTCGTGCGGGGCATTGTGAGCAATATCGACAAAACAGTAGAAGCCATCCGCAAAGCGATTCGGCAGGCTGAGGAACAGTCGGGCATCAACATCGGGGTAGTGAACGTGGGCATAGCCGGGCAGCACATCAAGAGCCTGCAGCACAACGGCAGCATCACCCGCCAGATAACAGACGACGAGATCACGGTAGAGGATGTGAACCGCCTTACGAACGACATGTACCGGCTGGTAACCCCTCCGGGGAGTGAGATCATCCACGTGATGCCGCAGGAGTACAAGGTGGACTACGAGGAGGGGATCGTGGACCCGGTGGGGATGTCCGGGGTGCGCCTGGAGGGTAACTTCCACATCATCACGGCGCAGTCCAACGCCATCAACAACATCAACAAGTGCGTGTCGCGCGCAGGCCTGGAGGTAGACCAGTTGATTCTGGAGCCGCTGGCCTCGAGCATGTCCGTGCTCAGCGAGGAGGAGAAGGAGGCTGGCGTCGCCCTGGTGGACATTGGGGGCGGCACCACAGATTTAGCCATCTTCAAAGATAATATTATCCGCCATACGGCAGTTCTACCTTTCGGGGGCAACATCATCACCTCCGACATTAAGCAGGGTTGCATGGTGATGCAAAACCAGGCAGAGCAACTGAAGGTGAAGTTCGGAAGGGCCATTGCCGACGAGGCCTCTGAGAACGAGATCGTTTCCATACCCGGCCTGCGCGACCGCACGCCGAAGGAAATCTCGCTTAAAAACCTCGCCTATATCATTGAGGCCAGGATGGAGGAGATTGTGGAACTGGTGTATGCCGAGATTGTGCGCTCTGGCTACGCCAACAGCCTGGCAGGGGGCATCGTGGTAACGGGAGGGGGATCCCAGCTGCAAAACCTGGTGCAACTGGTGGAGTATATCACCGGCTTGGACACGCGTATCGGCTACCCGAACGAGCACCTGGGCAGGTCGAAGATAGACTCTGTGAAGAGCCCGATGTATGCCACCAGCGTGGGGTTGGTGCTTGCCGGATATCAGCCCCTGGACCAGCGTGCCGACGGGTACACCAGCGTGGAAGAACTGCCGGCGTATCAGAAACAGAAGCCGCAGCCGGAGCCGAAGAGCACCACTGGCGGCAACAGCGGCGGGGGAGGCCTTCTGCAGAAGCTGAAGGGCTTTTTATCAGACGACATCGACAACAAACAAAGTTATTAA
- the ftsZ gene encoding cell division protein FtsZ produces MSSMYTFDLPASGKSIIKVIGVGGGGSNAVNHMYSQGIKDVEFIICNTDAQALKSSSVPNKLAIGQNLTEGLGAGANPEKGKHAALESKEEIREMLSNDTKMVFITAGMGGGTGTGAAPVIAKVAKELGVLTVGIVTAPFVFEGKKKKVAAENGIKELSENCDTILVILNDKLREMFGNLTIREAFAKADNVLTTAAKSIAEIITVTAEVNVDFEDVKTVMKDSGAAVMGSATTEGEGRALRAAEEALSSPLLNNTDIHGAQKILLSIMSGEQAELEMDELTEITEYIQDKAGQEAEVIFGHGIDSSLGQSIRVTVIATGFAADAESIIEPKKTVFDLNSQKKIEVAEPAKPEQEVAAFAPRPVAPAPVPPQQPASQTPPSQPAYEQPVRRPEPQPVQPQPIIFELDGNVQQNAYNAREEESMAAREREAAMRLSEERELMQRRAEERRERLRMLSSEITTEAIKEKLDTPAYLRRNVALDRVSHSSERNISRFNLNDDNEILGDNRFLHDNVD; encoded by the coding sequence ATGAGTTCAATGTACACCTTTGACTTGCCAGCCAGCGGTAAGTCTATCATAAAAGTAATTGGCGTTGGGGGCGGTGGTAGCAATGCTGTGAACCATATGTATAGCCAGGGCATCAAAGATGTAGAGTTTATCATCTGCAACACCGACGCCCAGGCGCTGAAAAGCAGCAGCGTGCCTAACAAGCTTGCCATCGGGCAGAACCTGACCGAGGGGCTGGGCGCGGGCGCTAACCCTGAGAAAGGCAAGCACGCGGCCCTGGAGAGCAAGGAGGAGATACGTGAGATGCTCAGCAACGACACCAAGATGGTGTTCATCACGGCTGGCATGGGCGGCGGCACTGGCACAGGCGCTGCGCCGGTTATCGCGAAGGTGGCCAAAGAACTCGGCGTGCTGACAGTGGGCATCGTGACAGCCCCCTTTGTTTTTGAGGGGAAGAAGAAGAAGGTGGCGGCCGAGAATGGCATCAAGGAGCTGAGCGAGAACTGCGACACGATCCTGGTTATCCTGAACGACAAGCTGCGCGAGATGTTCGGCAACCTGACCATCCGTGAGGCCTTCGCCAAAGCCGACAATGTGCTGACAACTGCTGCGAAATCTATCGCCGAGATTATTACCGTAACGGCCGAAGTGAACGTGGACTTTGAAGACGTGAAAACAGTAATGAAAGACTCTGGTGCTGCAGTGATGGGTTCTGCAACCACAGAGGGCGAGGGCCGTGCCCTGCGTGCCGCTGAAGAAGCGCTTTCATCTCCGCTGCTCAACAACACCGACATCCACGGCGCTCAGAAAATCCTGCTTTCAATTATGTCTGGCGAGCAGGCCGAACTGGAAATGGATGAACTGACCGAGATAACAGAGTATATACAGGACAAGGCTGGCCAGGAGGCCGAGGTGATCTTCGGCCACGGCATCGATTCTTCGCTGGGCCAGAGCATCCGCGTAACAGTGATCGCCACAGGCTTCGCAGCCGATGCTGAGAGCATCATTGAGCCTAAGAAGACGGTATTTGACCTGAACAGCCAAAAAAAAATTGAAGTAGCTGAGCCTGCCAAGCCAGAGCAGGAGGTAGCCGCTTTCGCGCCGCGCCCGGTAGCTCCGGCCCCCGTGCCGCCGCAGCAGCCTGCGTCGCAAACGCCGCCGTCTCAGCCTGCCTATGAGCAGCCTGTGCGCCGCCCGGAGCCACAGCCCGTACAGCCACAGCCTATCATCTTTGAACTGGACGGCAATGTGCAGCAGAACGCCTACAACGCCCGTGAGGAGGAGAGCATGGCCGCCCGTGAGCGCGAGGCAGCCATGCGCCTTTCTGAAGAGCGCGAGCTGATGCAGCGCCGGGCCGAAGAGCGCCGGGAGCGCCTGCGCATGCTGAGCTCCGAAATCACCACAGAGGCCATCAAGGAGAAGCTGGACACGCCCGCTTACCTGCGCCGCAACGTGGCCCTCGACAGGGTGTCGCATTCTTCGGAGCGCAACATCTCGCGCTTCAACCTGAACGATGACAATGAGATTTTAGGCGATAACCGCTTCCTGCACGACAACGTGGACTAA